A single region of the Marinobacter salinisoli genome encodes:
- a CDS encoding ABC transporter ATP-binding protein — protein sequence MLRHHHLEPHPDSLGKTVIEVRQLCNQFGAQVVHDQLDLDLRTGEILGVVGGSGTGKTVLLRTIVGLNKPTSGQIRLFGTNLEDLSAEKRSRVKQRVGVLFQGGALFTSLNLQDNVAVPLIEHAGLTRADAHHLARIKLALTGLPPDAARKYPSELSGGMIKRAGLARALALDPEILFLDEPTAGLDPISAAGFDELIVTLRDALGLTVFLVTHDLDTLYTTCDRVAVLSQKKVLVADQLKKVATTDDPWIQQYFNGPRGRAAATTVAAHSEHGQE from the coding sequence ATGCTCAGACACCACCATCTTGAACCTCATCCTGACAGTCTGGGCAAAACCGTTATCGAGGTTCGCCAGTTATGCAATCAATTTGGCGCACAAGTGGTTCACGACCAGCTCGATCTTGATCTTCGGACTGGGGAAATTCTTGGGGTGGTCGGCGGTTCCGGCACCGGCAAAACCGTTCTGCTCAGAACCATCGTGGGGCTCAACAAACCAACATCCGGCCAGATTCGGCTGTTCGGTACCAACCTCGAAGACCTGTCGGCGGAAAAACGTTCACGGGTTAAGCAACGTGTGGGGGTGCTGTTTCAGGGCGGAGCACTGTTCACCTCACTGAACCTGCAGGACAACGTGGCTGTCCCGTTGATTGAACATGCAGGGCTGACGCGGGCAGACGCCCATCACCTCGCACGCATCAAGCTCGCGCTGACCGGACTGCCGCCCGATGCTGCCCGGAAATATCCTTCGGAACTGTCCGGCGGCATGATCAAACGCGCAGGCCTGGCCCGGGCACTGGCTCTGGATCCCGAGATCCTGTTTCTTGACGAGCCCACCGCCGGCCTTGACCCGATCAGTGCCGCAGGCTTCGACGAACTGATCGTCACCTTGCGGGATGCGCTGGGTTTGACCGTATTCCTGGTAACACACGATCTCGACACCCTTTACACCACCTGTGACCGGGTCGCAGTCCTCTCGCAAAAGAAGGTTCTGGTGGCTGACCAGCTCAAAAAAGTCGCAACCACGGACGACCCGTGGATTCAGCAATATTTTAACGGCCCCAGAGGCCGGGCAGCCGCGACAACCGTCGCGGCTCATTCGGAACACGGCCAGGAGTAA
- the pgsA gene encoding CDP-diacylglycerol--glycerol-3-phosphate 3-phosphatidyltransferase, translated as MNLPNILTLSRIIMIPVFVVIFYLPVDWSYLVSACIFALAGLTDWLDGYLARKLDQSTPFGAFLDPVADKLMVAVALAVLIEEHAAIILTIPASVIIGREIVISALREWMAEIGSRASVAVSYIGKIKTTAQMAAIVGLLAFPPGNVWSNVSIGLLYVAAVLTLWSMMLYLKAAWPDLFPAAESPDAPH; from the coding sequence ATGAACTTACCCAATATCCTCACCCTGTCGCGGATTATTATGATCCCCGTTTTCGTGGTGATCTTTTATCTGCCGGTGGATTGGAGCTATCTGGTCAGTGCGTGCATCTTCGCGCTCGCGGGTCTGACCGATTGGTTGGACGGGTATCTGGCCCGCAAGCTCGATCAGAGCACGCCATTTGGCGCTTTCCTTGATCCGGTGGCAGATAAACTGATGGTCGCCGTGGCCCTTGCGGTGTTGATCGAAGAACACGCGGCTATCATTCTGACAATTCCTGCGTCGGTAATTATCGGCCGCGAAATTGTCATCTCGGCGCTGAGGGAATGGATGGCCGAGATTGGCAGCCGCGCCAGTGTGGCGGTCTCCTACATCGGCAAGATTAAAACGACGGCACAGATGGCGGCTATCGTCGGTCTGCTGGCGTTCCCTCCGGGCAACGTCTGGTCGAATGTCTCTATCGGCCTGCTTTACGTGGCGGCAGTGCTTACGCTCTGGTCTATGATGCTTTATCTTAAGGCTGCCTGGCCGGACCTTTTCCCGGCGGCGGAATCTCCCGACGCACCGCATTGA
- a CDS encoding MlaD family protein has protein sequence MEPRAHHVIIGLFTLTAFAAALGFALWLTKTATDRDWSYYHIGFDHPVSGLSRGNPVLYSGVQVGDVVDMTLDMNNPSRVRVLIRVDDNIPIRENSKAGLVLANITGSMSIQFTGGTPDSPRIQGSQEDPPLITAEPSPFDTLLSSGQNLLTKADSLLTNANRLFSDQNTENLTVILANTREMTGGLMDQRDQLTELLENMQIATLRAREAAVKVSAVSDNANSLLANEGLDVLQALDTALKTIQTTATRIDRLTIENEGALASGLQGMGELAPALRELRSTLRNLNQITQRVGEDPTRAIWGGESMKEYSE, from the coding sequence ATGGAACCCAGAGCCCATCACGTGATTATTGGCTTGTTCACCCTCACGGCATTCGCCGCAGCGCTGGGTTTCGCGCTGTGGCTGACGAAAACCGCCACCGACCGTGACTGGTCCTATTACCACATTGGCTTTGATCACCCCGTCAGCGGATTGTCCCGTGGCAATCCGGTGCTATACAGCGGAGTCCAGGTCGGCGATGTGGTGGACATGACCCTCGATATGAACAACCCGAGCCGGGTTCGGGTGCTGATCCGGGTTGATGACAACATCCCCATCCGTGAGAACAGTAAAGCCGGATTGGTTCTTGCGAACATCACCGGCAGCATGAGCATCCAGTTCACTGGCGGCACGCCAGACAGCCCCCGAATCCAGGGCAGCCAGGAAGATCCTCCCCTGATCACGGCTGAGCCATCGCCCTTCGATACACTGCTGTCCAGTGGACAGAATCTGCTTACCAAAGCCGATTCACTGCTCACCAACGCCAACCGGTTATTCTCCGATCAGAACACCGAAAATCTTACCGTGATTCTTGCGAACACCCGGGAAATGACGGGCGGGCTCATGGACCAGCGAGATCAGTTGACAGAGCTGCTGGAGAACATGCAGATCGCCACGCTTCGGGCACGGGAGGCCGCGGTCAAAGTATCGGCTGTCTCGGACAACGCCAATTCCCTCTTGGCGAATGAGGGCCTGGATGTTCTGCAAGCGCTCGACACCGCCCTGAAAACCATCCAGACCACGGCAACCCGTATCGACCGGCTCACGATCGAAAACGAGGGTGCCCTGGCGTCCGGGCTTCAGGGCATGGGGGAGCTGGCACCGGCACTGAGGGAGCTCAGATCGACCCTGCGCAATCTGAACCAGATTACCCAGCGCGTCGGTGAAGACCCAACCCGGGCTATCTGGGGCGGAGAATCAATGAAGGAGTATTCGGAGTGA
- a CDS encoding ATP-binding cassette domain-containing protein yields the protein MLDVKSLKFAYQSAAEPWCFDFKAEPGECLAISGPSGSGKSTLLALLAGFLAPSSGHIAWKGESIILLPPWQRPMTSVFQEHNLFEHLNVETNIGLGIHPGLKLSARQKRSIEEHLERVGLPGLGRRMPGELSGGQRQRVAIVRAVLREQPILLLDEPLTGLDEATRATVRELLMAQKAKGVTQILASHDQEDRNILADKQFSL from the coding sequence GTGCTTGATGTAAAAAGCCTGAAGTTTGCGTATCAGTCGGCAGCGGAGCCGTGGTGCTTCGATTTCAAGGCCGAGCCCGGAGAATGCCTGGCGATCAGTGGGCCGAGCGGCTCGGGCAAGTCGACGCTGCTGGCTTTGCTGGCCGGCTTTCTTGCGCCCTCGTCAGGCCACATAGCCTGGAAAGGTGAGTCGATAATTTTGCTTCCACCCTGGCAGAGGCCCATGACCAGCGTCTTTCAGGAACATAACCTGTTTGAGCATCTGAACGTTGAAACCAACATTGGCCTTGGAATCCATCCCGGCCTCAAGCTCTCGGCTCGCCAGAAGCGGTCTATCGAGGAGCATCTGGAGAGAGTGGGGTTGCCCGGGCTTGGACGCCGCATGCCGGGCGAATTGTCTGGCGGCCAGCGCCAGAGAGTCGCTATTGTTCGGGCGGTCCTTCGGGAACAGCCAATCCTGCTCCTGGATGAGCCACTGACAGGTCTTGATGAGGCAACCCGGGCTACCGTGCGGGAGCTACTAATGGCCCAAAAAGCGAAGGGAGTCACACAGATACTGGCAAGCCACGACCAGGAGGACCGAAACATACTGGCGGACAAGCAGTTCAGTTTATAA
- a CDS encoding ATP-binding protein, with protein sequence MQDRFLSELESKHLQIQASKAETLFNLRGRLETELNARLHLTHGLAGFVRAGIHSIDRESFQSFAQDLGVSLTGIRSLQLAPEAVVTYLWPEESNQKALGHDLMADPERRKAAKAAIEARRLWVAGPLDLIQGGTALIGRHPVFVREPGATSAENSEKFWGFATVLVDLHVLLEVSGFSSETERSVLAIRGRNGLGAEGDVFYGPDSVFDGPHLTAEVALPAGSWQVAIDIPPAPGLSDIPLRQQLLAVTLTTVIASLVYMLLRLPYRYTRAVDHARMELERSNAQFKDAIESLPDGFAVFDADDKLVRCNHKYRDFFETGSMTIPMGISFPDLIRESLKNGVYSLDNDTEEGQEAFLSSRLDHHQNPSDECIELQLASGRWLRTQESRVPSGGTVISYSDISELKTKEFELAAEKRRAESANEAKTAFLATVSHELRTPMNAILGLLNLIKVSGRLTPKDQQYINTTHESAEHLLTLLNELLDLSKMEANRLELEFGDFNLAEVVRKTLKLSNAKALQKRLELIEDIGEDVSVIVNGDAGRLQQILLNLLSNGIKFTDKGSITLAVHQAGSDNGRQLFRFVVTDTGVGFDDAQADKLFLPFSQLDSTAARKHEGTGLGLAICRRLIEKMGGSIRAHARPGSGAQFEFELPLEIRAKETQLPEESSDSVATPAEMGHPPIRVLLAEDSLANQIVFRAMLEGTGYVVDVAGNGLEALELAKTMDYDLILMDIFMPEMDGLQAARLIRGESRFKDKPIVALTANAMPGDQAKFLEAGMDDYIAKPVVKANLIRTLNKWALPSVKG encoded by the coding sequence ATGCAGGATCGCTTTCTAAGTGAGCTGGAAAGTAAACACCTGCAGATACAGGCATCCAAGGCCGAAACCTTATTCAATCTGCGCGGGCGCCTGGAAACGGAATTGAACGCCAGGCTCCATCTGACTCACGGGCTGGCTGGTTTTGTTCGGGCCGGTATCCATTCCATTGATCGCGAATCGTTCCAATCGTTTGCTCAGGATCTTGGCGTCAGCCTCACGGGCATTCGTAGCCTACAGTTGGCCCCGGAGGCTGTGGTCACTTACCTTTGGCCGGAAGAATCGAATCAGAAGGCGTTGGGGCACGACCTGATGGCGGATCCAGAGCGGCGCAAGGCCGCAAAAGCCGCAATCGAAGCTCGGAGACTCTGGGTCGCGGGACCGCTGGATCTCATTCAGGGTGGTACGGCATTGATTGGTCGCCACCCTGTTTTTGTCCGTGAGCCCGGCGCAACGTCAGCAGAAAACTCAGAAAAGTTCTGGGGATTCGCCACAGTGCTTGTAGACCTTCACGTTCTTCTGGAGGTGTCGGGTTTTTCTAGTGAAACCGAGCGCTCTGTTCTGGCCATAAGGGGGCGCAACGGCCTGGGGGCCGAGGGTGACGTTTTCTATGGCCCTGATTCCGTTTTCGATGGCCCGCATTTAACGGCGGAAGTGGCGCTGCCAGCCGGAAGCTGGCAGGTGGCCATTGATATACCGCCGGCGCCGGGACTCAGCGACATTCCCCTCCGCCAACAGCTGCTGGCGGTAACACTGACGACGGTGATCGCTTCTCTCGTTTACATGTTGCTGAGACTGCCTTACCGGTATACCCGCGCCGTCGATCACGCCCGCATGGAACTTGAGCGAAGCAATGCCCAGTTCAAAGACGCCATCGAATCACTGCCCGACGGCTTTGCCGTATTTGATGCCGACGACAAGCTCGTTCGCTGCAATCACAAATACCGCGATTTTTTCGAAACCGGGTCGATGACCATTCCTATGGGTATTTCATTCCCGGATCTGATCAGAGAATCCCTTAAGAACGGCGTTTATTCTCTGGACAACGACACGGAAGAAGGGCAGGAGGCATTTTTGTCGAGCCGGCTCGATCATCATCAAAACCCCAGCGACGAATGTATCGAGTTACAGCTCGCCTCCGGGCGATGGTTGCGTACCCAAGAATCCCGAGTGCCCTCTGGCGGCACAGTCATCTCTTATTCGGACATCTCAGAGCTCAAAACCAAAGAGTTCGAACTTGCCGCTGAGAAGCGTCGAGCCGAAAGTGCTAACGAAGCCAAAACGGCATTCCTCGCCACCGTCAGTCACGAACTTCGAACCCCGATGAACGCCATTCTCGGCCTGCTGAACCTGATCAAGGTCAGCGGTAGGCTCACTCCCAAGGACCAGCAGTACATCAACACAACCCATGAGTCTGCAGAGCATCTCCTGACCCTTCTCAACGAGTTACTGGATCTATCGAAGATGGAAGCCAACCGGCTGGAACTGGAGTTCGGAGATTTCAATCTGGCGGAAGTGGTCCGTAAAACACTAAAGCTCTCCAATGCCAAGGCCTTACAGAAACGTCTTGAGTTGATCGAAGACATCGGAGAAGACGTGAGCGTCATCGTCAATGGGGATGCCGGCCGCCTACAGCAGATTTTGCTGAACTTGCTCTCCAATGGCATTAAATTCACGGACAAAGGCTCCATCACCCTGGCAGTTCACCAAGCTGGATCTGACAATGGTCGGCAGTTATTTCGCTTTGTGGTAACCGACACAGGGGTCGGTTTCGACGATGCTCAGGCAGACAAGCTTTTTCTGCCGTTCTCACAGCTCGATTCAACCGCCGCTCGAAAACACGAAGGTACTGGACTGGGACTGGCCATTTGCAGAAGGCTGATTGAAAAGATGGGGGGTAGCATCCGTGCCCATGCACGTCCGGGATCGGGTGCGCAGTTCGAATTCGAGTTACCGCTTGAGATTCGGGCAAAAGAAACCCAGCTGCCAGAAGAGTCATCGGATTCCGTAGCGACACCTGCGGAAATGGGTCACCCCCCTATTCGAGTGCTGCTCGCTGAAGATTCACTGGCCAACCAAATCGTGTTTCGCGCCATGCTCGAAGGAACCGGGTACGTGGTGGATGTTGCCGGGAATGGTCTTGAGGCCCTAGAGCTAGCTAAAACCATGGATTACGACCTCATCCTGATGGACATTTTTATGCCCGAAATGGATGGTCTCCAAGCGGCCAGATTAATACGCGGAGAATCCCGGTTCAAAGACAAGCCTATAGTCGCACTCACCGCCAACGCGATGCCGGGAGACCAGGCCAAGTTCCTCGAGGCCGGCATGGACGATTACATCGCCAAACCCGTTGTCAAAGCCAATCTGATTCGTACGCTGAACAAATGGGCTTTGCCATCAGTGAAAGGTTGA
- the thiB gene encoding thiamine ABC transporter substrate binding subunit, translating to MAIRALSFIIATSLFCSTTAHASELNIYTYPSFVAEWGPGPAIKTAFEARCQCVVNFVALDSSVDILQRLRLEGDSTEADLVLGLDNGTMEAARKTGLLDSHDTDLTALELPIDWQDETFVPYDWGYFAFVYDTEQLSSPPQSMEALIDAPDDLKIIIQDPRTSTPGLGLLLWIRHIYGEQAPEKWQALKGKILTTTKSWSDGYFSLFMNGEAPMILSYSTSPAYHMAIDNTERYQAAEFDEGHYLQVEVAAVVANSDQQALAREFLAFMLTPAFQNHIPLKNVMYPAIDLGDDMPEVFDRLIEPETTRYFPPATVSANRRAWVDEWLNAMTR from the coding sequence ATGGCCATTCGTGCACTCAGCTTCATTATTGCGACCTCACTCTTCTGCTCCACTACAGCCCACGCTTCCGAGCTGAACATATACACCTACCCCTCGTTCGTTGCCGAATGGGGCCCCGGCCCAGCCATAAAAACAGCCTTCGAAGCCCGGTGCCAGTGCGTTGTTAATTTTGTGGCACTGGACAGCAGCGTTGATATTCTGCAGCGCCTGAGATTAGAAGGTGATTCTACCGAGGCTGATCTGGTTCTTGGCCTGGATAACGGGACCATGGAAGCGGCGCGCAAGACGGGTCTGCTCGACTCGCACGACACCGATCTGACAGCGTTAGAGCTGCCCATTGATTGGCAAGATGAGACGTTCGTGCCCTACGACTGGGGCTACTTTGCGTTCGTTTATGATACTGAGCAGCTATCAAGCCCTCCTCAAAGCATGGAAGCCCTTATTGACGCCCCCGATGATCTTAAAATCATCATTCAGGACCCGCGCACCAGCACGCCCGGTCTCGGCCTGTTGCTATGGATTCGTCATATTTACGGCGAACAGGCACCCGAGAAGTGGCAGGCGCTGAAAGGCAAGATCCTGACGACAACAAAGAGCTGGAGTGACGGCTACTTCTCACTGTTCATGAACGGGGAAGCTCCGATGATCCTGTCGTACAGCACCTCCCCGGCCTATCACATGGCCATCGACAACACCGAACGTTACCAGGCCGCGGAATTCGATGAGGGCCACTACCTGCAGGTGGAAGTCGCGGCCGTGGTCGCCAACAGCGATCAGCAGGCCCTGGCCCGTGAGTTCCTGGCATTCATGCTCACGCCAGCATTTCAAAATCACATCCCCCTGAAGAACGTTATGTATCCAGCGATCGACCTCGGTGACGACATGCCTGAGGTATTTGACCGTCTGATAGAGCCCGAAACCACCCGGTATTTCCCACCGGCAACGGTATCGGCCAACCGGCGAGCCTGGGTAGATGAATGGCTGAACGCCATGACGCGCTAA
- a CDS encoding MlaE family ABC transporter permease, which yields MFAAHRPTPGEAVVSGNTLSIRGDWTLPDYAQLQQEVNRISGRHPERLTVDFAGLGHVDTAGAVQLAALLGRRRLGELIAAGTLPPEKSALMSAVCKALEQEPVPPVVKVSPPIRFLSELGQRTDGIFQLLKQLNAFIGQTLAAIFWLLPRPWRWRLTPFVSAIQDTGFNALPIVALLTFLVGAVVAFLGATVLQDFGATIYTVNLVAFSFLREFGVLLAAILLAGRTASSFTAHIGAMKVNQEVDAIRTLGLNPIELLVIPRVLAMMVSLPILTFVGMIAGMVGGATVCALSLDIYPPQFMAIVERDIELRHFLVGLSKAPVFAFLIAVIGCLEGFKVSGSAQSVGEHTTSSVVQSIFTVILFDSIAALFFMEMGW from the coding sequence GTGTTCGCGGCGCATCGGCCAACCCCGGGCGAAGCCGTCGTTTCCGGCAACACCCTATCCATTCGTGGTGACTGGACCCTGCCCGATTATGCCCAGCTGCAACAGGAAGTGAACCGAATCTCCGGACGGCATCCGGAGCGTTTAACCGTCGATTTTGCTGGACTGGGGCACGTTGATACTGCGGGTGCCGTGCAGCTGGCCGCCTTGCTTGGCAGACGGCGATTAGGTGAACTTATTGCGGCCGGTACACTCCCTCCGGAAAAATCGGCTTTAATGAGCGCGGTATGCAAGGCCTTGGAACAGGAGCCTGTCCCGCCTGTCGTCAAGGTATCGCCCCCTATCAGGTTTCTATCGGAGCTGGGTCAACGCACCGATGGTATTTTCCAACTCCTGAAACAGCTCAATGCTTTCATCGGGCAAACACTCGCTGCGATTTTCTGGTTGCTCCCGCGCCCCTGGCGCTGGCGCCTGACGCCCTTTGTTTCGGCCATTCAGGACACCGGATTCAACGCATTACCTATCGTTGCATTGCTGACCTTTCTGGTGGGTGCGGTGGTGGCGTTTCTGGGAGCGACCGTGTTGCAGGACTTTGGCGCCACGATCTATACCGTGAACCTGGTCGCCTTTTCCTTTCTGCGGGAATTCGGCGTGTTGCTGGCGGCAATCCTGCTGGCCGGCCGGACCGCCAGCTCCTTTACTGCCCATATTGGTGCCATGAAGGTTAACCAGGAAGTGGACGCAATACGCACCCTGGGTCTGAACCCCATTGAGCTGCTGGTCATCCCCAGAGTGCTGGCGATGATGGTCAGCCTGCCGATCCTCACGTTCGTTGGGATGATTGCCGGAATGGTGGGTGGCGCCACGGTATGCGCCCTGTCGCTTGATATCTATCCCCCGCAGTTCATGGCGATCGTAGAGCGTGACATTGAACTTCGGCACTTCCTTGTCGGTCTATCCAAGGCGCCCGTTTTCGCATTTCTTATTGCGGTAATTGGCTGCCTGGAGGGCTTCAAAGTCAGCGGCAGTGCACAATCGGTTGGCGAGCACACCACCTCGAGCGTGGTGCAGTCCATTTTCACGGTGATCCTGTTCGATTCCATCGCTGCTTTGTTCTTTATGGAAATGGGGTGGTAA
- the thiP gene encoding thiamine/thiamine pyrophosphate ABC transporter permease — protein sequence MERPVHPPLSNPRWLRWPGIVLAAGILCVASVGVGALLWQSADLPFRDLWTSPYLRNVVSFSIWQATLSTLFSILLAIPLARALDRHRAFPGRSLLLRLMELSLVIPTIVAVSGLVGIYGRQGWLTGWLFPVHGQQIWNLYGLNGIVLAHVFFNAPLAARIFLVALESVPEPQRRIASQLGLGNIWLWRSLEWPAVKAILPGLATLVFTLCFTSFAIVMTLGGGPGSTTLEVAIYQALRFEFDFSRAAMLAIVQMLICGSLWYLAVRRGMDSALVPARHLAMAPRRKDSVGPGRFGDYLLIAGFTLFLLLPLIFVTLKGVPGVAGALSPLQDSVLLKATLRSLLIALPAGLISVIAALLILGAYRVSVSPVLARLPATLAHLPLFVPPLVLGTGLFLALRPKLGMSTEGLALVALINALMALPFVLQLIRGPLNAIDPMTLRQADQLNIRGWYRWQQLYWPRLRRPLALSLAYGVGLSLGDFGVIALFGASNQPTIPVLLYQQLGSYQMQAAATTGLWLLILLLGLFAVAATFSRTPARSSPKDTKGVHQCLM from the coding sequence GTGGAGCGGCCCGTCCATCCCCCGCTGAGTAACCCCCGTTGGCTGCGATGGCCTGGCATCGTGCTGGCGGCGGGCATACTGTGCGTCGCCTCTGTCGGGGTCGGTGCCCTGCTCTGGCAATCAGCGGATTTGCCGTTCCGAGATCTCTGGACCAGCCCTTACCTGCGTAACGTGGTGAGCTTCAGCATATGGCAAGCGACCCTCTCTACGCTGTTCAGTATTCTTCTGGCGATTCCTCTGGCGCGTGCGCTGGACCGGCATCGCGCCTTCCCGGGACGCTCACTGCTGCTTCGGCTGATGGAGTTAAGCCTGGTGATTCCCACCATTGTGGCGGTATCCGGCCTGGTTGGAATTTATGGCCGTCAAGGATGGCTCACGGGCTGGCTTTTTCCTGTCCATGGTCAACAAATCTGGAATCTCTATGGGCTGAACGGCATCGTGCTCGCCCATGTGTTCTTCAATGCGCCCCTGGCAGCCCGGATCTTCCTTGTCGCCCTTGAGAGCGTTCCCGAGCCTCAGCGACGCATCGCCAGCCAACTGGGGCTGGGTAACATCTGGCTCTGGCGTTCGCTGGAATGGCCGGCAGTGAAAGCCATTCTTCCGGGGTTGGCGACATTGGTGTTTACCCTCTGCTTTACCAGCTTCGCCATTGTCATGACACTGGGCGGCGGGCCCGGTTCGACAACGCTTGAGGTGGCGATCTACCAGGCGTTGCGGTTCGAATTTGATTTCTCACGAGCTGCCATGCTCGCCATCGTACAGATGCTGATTTGCGGCTCACTCTGGTATCTGGCTGTGCGTCGCGGCATGGATAGCGCGCTGGTTCCTGCCCGGCACCTCGCGATGGCGCCCAGGCGCAAAGACAGTGTGGGCCCGGGCCGCTTCGGAGATTATTTGCTGATCGCCGGATTCACGCTTTTCCTGTTGCTGCCATTGATCTTTGTGACCCTGAAAGGCGTGCCCGGCGTTGCTGGCGCCCTGAGCCCCTTACAGGACTCAGTGTTACTCAAGGCCACCCTTCGAAGTCTGTTGATTGCGCTACCCGCTGGACTGATCTCTGTAATCGCAGCGCTTCTAATACTGGGGGCCTACCGGGTTTCCGTCAGCCCTGTATTGGCCCGCCTTCCGGCGACCCTGGCCCACCTGCCCCTGTTTGTTCCCCCGCTAGTTCTCGGCACTGGCCTGTTCCTGGCCCTTCGGCCGAAACTGGGCATGAGCACCGAGGGCCTCGCTCTGGTAGCACTGATCAATGCATTAATGGCACTTCCATTCGTGCTTCAGCTTATCCGGGGCCCGCTCAACGCCATAGACCCCATGACCCTGCGACAGGCTGACCAACTGAATATCCGTGGCTGGTATCGCTGGCAACAGCTGTACTGGCCCCGCCTGCGTCGCCCCCTGGCACTGAGTCTTGCCTATGGTGTGGGGCTGTCCCTGGGAGACTTTGGCGTCATAGCGCTGTTTGGAGCGTCTAATCAGCCCACGATACCGGTGTTGCTCTATCAGCAGCTGGGTAGTTACCAGATGCAAGCCGCTGCAACCACAGGCCTTTGGCTCTTGATCCTGCTTCTGGGGCTCTTTGCTGTAGCCGCCACGTTTTCCCGCACACCTGCCCGTTCTTCGCCAAAGGACACCAAAGGAGTTCACCAGTGCTTGATGTAA
- a CDS encoding ABC-type transport auxiliary lipoprotein family protein yields MIRKLTLCASILVLLHGCSVFPNPEARRVMDFSAATVDYQANERRPFSLRVDTPYASDPFNGSRILAKPTPWEFRIYEEVRWRDTIPVIVRDLLVQTLRKAKGFESVVSETNPVDTDWTLISELSAFHTENGRPTPAILIELHSQIVANRSREKLCTRTFSVMEISPTGDIEAIVQTFNRTGAAMARDVAAWASQCGASGDSAAGKRSGQAALR; encoded by the coding sequence GTGATAAGGAAGTTGACCCTCTGCGCCAGTATTCTGGTGCTGCTGCACGGATGCAGCGTCTTCCCGAATCCGGAAGCCCGCCGGGTGATGGATTTTTCCGCTGCCACCGTGGACTACCAGGCAAACGAAAGGCGACCTTTCAGCCTTCGTGTCGACACGCCCTACGCGTCAGATCCCTTCAATGGCAGTCGCATTCTTGCCAAACCCACACCGTGGGAGTTTCGAATTTACGAAGAAGTGCGCTGGCGGGACACCATCCCCGTGATTGTGCGAGACTTGCTGGTGCAGACACTACGCAAGGCAAAGGGCTTCGAATCCGTGGTCAGTGAGACCAATCCGGTCGACACCGACTGGACACTGATCAGCGAATTGAGCGCCTTTCACACCGAAAACGGAAGGCCAACACCGGCCATCCTGATCGAGTTACACAGCCAGATTGTTGCCAACCGCTCCCGGGAAAAGCTCTGCACACGGACATTCAGCGTGATGGAAATCTCGCCCACCGGCGACATCGAAGCCATTGTGCAGACCTTTAACCGTACGGGCGCAGCGATGGCCAGAGATGTCGCTGCCTGGGCGTCTCAATGCGGTGCGTCGGGAGATTCCGCCGCCGGGAAAAGGTCCGGCCAGGCAGCCTTAAGATAA